A window of Rhodococcus sp. SGAir0479 contains these coding sequences:
- the eccE gene encoding type VII secretion protein EccE has translation MDHFRAGRRPYRAAVTVTTVVVAQLLAAGICLLGLWAGLPLWAAGPPALVVGAAMFVRIGGRPPVAWMLAAWRFALDRRPGIGEGTDFRAPGETVGLRWIDGQVLAVVELLPAPRGGWSRVDRDTCASPDRVPLAALARCLEQNDVTLSGIDVVSHGSRSVAGTAAADVYDALVGPLPAAARRTVWVVLRFDPSTNGASVARRGGGTDGASRTVAVAARRVVRTLADGGCRARILSAAEIESACARICRGVHPDTMRRQWDHVPLAGAFDVGNAVDPRHLSRALLTGLWSVPGLATTTAVRLRPGRAADEVRVGVSFRRTTPAAAPRLKVRGLISAQGTHRESLLAHLPASSPHLDDLVPFGDITADRLDTFGLVAVGCGQLIGSDGDGKAVTARIAGPGVTEVHIAGEHYLARQVVFRAVATGSRVLVLTDRPHAWAELVDAVRAPMRLRLGAGSSWTETGFDTVVVDGVPVPPSRAGVTTVHVHREPGTLPRTTPTVSIVQPGACGDHVVLAAGGERIDLTLVTIAAETAFVGRPVGAAPRPVAAR, from the coding sequence GTGGACCACTTTCGTGCCGGACGCCGTCCGTATCGGGCCGCCGTCACCGTGACCACCGTCGTCGTGGCGCAACTGCTGGCGGCCGGGATCTGCCTGCTGGGGTTGTGGGCCGGCCTGCCGCTGTGGGCCGCGGGCCCGCCGGCGCTGGTCGTCGGCGCGGCGATGTTCGTTCGGATCGGTGGCCGCCCGCCCGTCGCGTGGATGCTGGCCGCGTGGCGGTTCGCGCTCGATCGCCGGCCCGGGATCGGGGAGGGAACCGACTTCCGGGCGCCCGGCGAGACGGTCGGGCTCCGGTGGATCGACGGCCAGGTCCTCGCGGTCGTCGAGTTGCTGCCGGCTCCGCGGGGCGGTTGGTCCCGCGTCGACCGGGACACGTGCGCATCACCGGACCGGGTGCCGCTCGCGGCACTGGCGCGCTGCCTGGAACAGAACGACGTGACCCTCAGCGGCATCGACGTCGTCAGCCACGGCAGCCGGTCGGTCGCGGGGACTGCGGCCGCCGACGTGTACGACGCACTGGTCGGCCCACTGCCGGCCGCGGCCCGCCGGACCGTGTGGGTGGTGCTGCGCTTCGATCCGTCGACGAACGGTGCGTCGGTCGCGCGTCGCGGCGGCGGCACGGACGGCGCATCGCGCACGGTTGCCGTCGCCGCCCGCCGGGTGGTGCGCACCCTCGCCGACGGCGGGTGTCGCGCCCGGATCCTGTCGGCGGCGGAGATCGAGTCGGCGTGCGCGCGCATCTGCCGCGGCGTCCACCCGGACACGATGCGCCGGCAGTGGGATCACGTTCCGCTCGCCGGCGCGTTCGACGTCGGCAACGCCGTGGACCCACGCCACCTGTCCCGCGCACTGCTGACCGGGCTGTGGTCGGTGCCCGGTCTCGCGACGACGACGGCCGTGCGCCTACGTCCGGGCCGCGCCGCGGACGAGGTCCGGGTCGGGGTGTCCTTCCGCCGCACCACACCCGCGGCGGCGCCGCGCCTGAAGGTGCGCGGCCTGATCTCCGCACAGGGCACGCATCGGGAGTCGCTTCTGGCCCACCTGCCCGCGTCCTCCCCGCATCTCGACGATCTCGTCCCGTTCGGCGACATCACGGCCGACCGCCTCGACACCTTCGGTCTGGTGGCGGTGGGGTGTGGACAACTCATCGGTTCCGACGGCGACGGGAAGGCCGTGACCGCACGGATCGCGGGGCCCGGGGTCACCGAGGTCCACATCGCGGGCGAGCACTACCTGGCGCGGCAGGTCGTCTTCCGTGCGGTCGCGACGGGCTCCCGGGTCCTCGTCCTGACCGACCGTCCGCACGCCTGGGCGGAATTGGTCGACGCGGTCCGGGCCCCGATGCGCCTGCGCCTGGGCGCCGGGTCGTCCTGGACCGAAACGGGCTTCGACACCGTCGTCGTCGACGGGGTACCCGTTCCGCCGTCGCGCGCCGGCGTGACCACCGTCCACGTGCACCGCGAGCCCGGCACCCTGCCCCGGACCACGCCCACCGTGTCGATCGTGCAGCCGGGCGCCTGCGGCGATCACGTGGTCCTGGCCGCCGGCGGGGAGCGGATCGATCTGACGCTCGTGACCATCGCAGCGGAGACGGCGTTCGTCGGCCGGCCCGTCGGCGCGGCGCCTCGGCCGGTCGCCGCGCGCTGA
- a CDS encoding NADPH-dependent FMN reductase, with translation MEPDRPLRLEVIVGSVRVGRFAPVVVDWLVERAGAREEFDTAVLDLADASLPQDLSRTPEVDSFTDRIGRADAFVVVTSEYNHGYPAALKTAFDTVKHQWRAKPVGFVAYGGMSGGLRAVEQLRQVVAELHMVSVRESVSFHQARKHFDPQDGAANDAAGRMLTQLAWWAGAVRAQRAHTPYPG, from the coding sequence ATGGAACCGGACCGGCCGCTGCGTCTCGAGGTGATCGTCGGAAGCGTCCGCGTCGGGCGGTTCGCGCCCGTCGTGGTGGACTGGCTCGTCGAACGGGCCGGCGCGCGCGAGGAATTCGACACCGCAGTGCTCGACCTCGCCGACGCTTCTCTGCCGCAGGATCTTTCGCGCACCCCCGAGGTGGATTCCTTCACCGACCGGATCGGGCGCGCGGACGCGTTCGTCGTGGTGACGAGCGAGTACAACCACGGCTATCCGGCGGCGCTCAAGACGGCGTTCGACACCGTCAAACACCAGTGGCGGGCCAAGCCCGTCGGCTTCGTCGCGTACGGCGGGATGTCCGGGGGATTGCGCGCGGTCGAGCAGTTACGGCAGGTGGTGGCGGAACTGCACATGGTTTCGGTGCGCGAGTCGGTCAGCTTCCATCAGGCGCGCAAGCACTTCGACCCCCAGGACGGCGCGGCGAACGACGCCGCCGGCCGGATGCTCACGCAACTGGCGTGGTGGGCCGGTGCCGTCCGGGCACAGCGCGCGCACACGCCGTATCCGGGCTGA
- a CDS encoding TetR/AcrR family transcriptional regulator, whose protein sequence is MATAARTTARQLALFDELVALILAEGFAHFTLDDLAARLHCSKSTLYRLADSKDQLVRRATVHFFRGATEKVEAGLSGAVGARERIRVYLEAVGEQLRPASARFMEDLAADAAAREVYERNTRFAARRVQELITEGVEAGELRDAHAAFVGDVAAAAMVRIQQRSTAEATGLDDAEAYQELAILLTRGL, encoded by the coding sequence ATGGCAACTGCGGCGAGGACGACGGCACGACAGCTCGCGTTGTTCGACGAGCTGGTGGCCCTGATCCTCGCCGAGGGGTTCGCGCACTTCACTCTCGACGATCTGGCCGCGCGGCTGCACTGCTCGAAGTCCACGTTGTACCGCCTCGCCGACAGCAAGGACCAGCTCGTCCGCCGTGCCACCGTGCACTTCTTCCGCGGCGCCACCGAGAAGGTCGAGGCCGGCCTGTCCGGTGCGGTGGGCGCGCGGGAGCGGATCCGCGTGTATCTCGAGGCGGTCGGCGAACAGTTGCGGCCCGCGTCGGCGCGGTTCATGGAGGACCTCGCGGCGGACGCGGCGGCACGCGAGGTGTACGAGCGCAACACGCGGTTCGCGGCGCGGCGCGTCCAGGAACTGATCACCGAGGGCGTCGAGGCGGGGGAGTTGCGGGACGCGCACGCCGCCTTCGTGGGCGACGTCGCGGCCGCCGCGATGGTGCGCATCCAGCAGCGGTCGACGGCGGAGGCAACGGGTCTGGACGACGCGGAGGCGTACCAGGAACTGGCGATCCTGCTGACCCGCGGGCTCTGA
- a CDS encoding acyl-CoA dehydrogenase family protein, whose amino-acid sequence MPVERLLPTQEAHDLIELTRDVADKVLAPIVDEHEKNETFPDGVFPALGRAGLLSLPYPEEFGGGNQPYEVYLQVLEEIAARWAAVGVATSVHSLSCFALATHGTDEQKAKWLPDMLGGETIGAYSLSEPQAGSDAAALTCRATEVDGGFRINGSKAWITNGGRADFYTLFARTSDDGSRGISCFLVPRDTDGLSFGKPEEKMGLRAVPTTAAHYDDAFVPAERLIGATGQGLPIAFSALDSGRLGIAAVAVGLAQGALDDAVAYAKERKAFGKRIIDHQGLGFVLADMAAAVDSARATYIDAARRRDAGLPYSRNASVAKLVATDAAMKVTTDAVQVFGGYGYTQDFPVERYMREAKITQIFEGTNQIQRLVIARQLAG is encoded by the coding sequence GTGCCCGTCGAACGCCTGCTACCCACCCAGGAAGCCCACGACCTCATCGAGCTGACTCGCGACGTCGCCGACAAGGTACTGGCGCCCATCGTCGACGAGCACGAGAAGAACGAGACCTTCCCGGACGGCGTCTTCCCCGCTCTCGGACGCGCCGGGCTGCTGAGCCTGCCGTACCCGGAGGAGTTCGGCGGCGGCAACCAGCCCTACGAGGTCTACCTGCAGGTTCTCGAGGAGATCGCGGCGCGGTGGGCGGCTGTGGGGGTCGCGACCAGCGTGCACAGCCTGTCCTGCTTCGCCCTCGCCACTCACGGCACCGACGAGCAGAAGGCGAAGTGGCTGCCGGACATGCTCGGCGGCGAGACGATCGGCGCCTACAGCCTCTCGGAACCACAGGCCGGGTCCGACGCGGCGGCGCTGACGTGCCGGGCCACCGAGGTCGACGGCGGCTTCCGCATCAACGGCAGCAAGGCGTGGATCACCAACGGCGGCCGTGCCGACTTCTACACGTTGTTCGCGCGGACCAGCGATGACGGCTCCCGCGGAATCTCGTGTTTCCTCGTGCCCCGGGACACCGACGGTCTGAGCTTCGGCAAGCCCGAGGAGAAGATGGGTCTGCGAGCGGTGCCCACCACCGCGGCACACTACGACGACGCGTTCGTCCCCGCCGAACGGCTCATCGGAGCGACCGGTCAGGGTCTGCCCATCGCGTTCAGCGCCCTCGATTCCGGACGCCTGGGTATCGCGGCGGTCGCCGTGGGGCTCGCCCAGGGTGCACTGGACGACGCCGTCGCCTATGCCAAGGAGCGCAAGGCTTTCGGGAAGCGAATCATCGACCACCAGGGTCTGGGCTTCGTCCTCGCCGACATGGCCGCAGCGGTCGACTCCGCCCGCGCCACCTACATCGACGCGGCCCGTCGCCGCGACGCCGGACTCCCCTACTCGCGCAACGCCTCCGTCGCGAAACTCGTCGCGACGGACGCCGCCATGAAGGTCACCACCGATGCGGTACAGGTCTTCGGCGGCTACGGCTACACCCAGGACTTCCCCGTCGAGCGGTACATGCGCGAAGCGAAGATCACCCAGATCTTCGAGGGCACCAACCAGATCCAGCGACTCGTCATCGCCCGCCAGCTCGCCGGCTGA
- the truA gene encoding tRNA pseudouridine(38-40) synthase TruA: MRLDISYDGTDFSGWARQPGRRTVCGEIEEKLGAIVRTPVLLTVAGRTDAGVHASGQVAHVDVPADAVPEDPSRLVRRLARFLPKDVRVEHVSFAPEHFDARFSAIRRHYEYRLTTAPYGAEPLRARDTVAWPKHVDVDAMREASSRLLGLHDFAAFCKRREGATTVRELQRFDWTVSEARSAGSAPDRGYILTAHVTADAFCWSMVRSLVGAALAVGEGRRTVDWMAGLLAERERASAVAVAPAHGLSLVRVDYPADEDLAARNAATREMRTAVEPGTGGCCGG; the protein is encoded by the coding sequence TTGCGGCTCGACATCTCCTACGACGGCACCGACTTCTCCGGCTGGGCCCGTCAGCCCGGCCGCCGCACGGTGTGCGGGGAGATCGAGGAGAAGCTCGGCGCGATCGTCCGCACCCCCGTACTCCTGACGGTCGCGGGCCGCACCGACGCCGGTGTCCATGCGAGCGGCCAGGTCGCCCACGTGGACGTCCCGGCCGATGCCGTCCCGGAGGACCCGTCGCGTCTGGTGCGCCGGCTCGCCCGGTTCCTGCCGAAGGACGTTCGCGTCGAGCACGTCTCGTTCGCCCCCGAGCACTTCGACGCGCGGTTCTCCGCGATCCGGCGGCACTACGAATACCGGCTGACGACGGCGCCGTACGGCGCCGAGCCGCTCCGCGCCCGGGACACCGTCGCGTGGCCCAAGCATGTCGACGTCGACGCGATGCGGGAGGCGTCGTCGCGGCTGCTCGGGCTGCACGACTTCGCCGCCTTCTGCAAACGCCGCGAGGGAGCGACGACGGTCCGGGAGTTGCAGCGCTTCGACTGGACCGTGTCCGAGGCGCGCTCCGCAGGCTCCGCTCCCGACCGCGGGTACATCCTCACCGCCCACGTCACCGCCGACGCGTTCTGCTGGTCGATGGTTCGCAGCCTCGTCGGGGCCGCGCTCGCCGTCGGAGAGGGCCGTCGCACCGTCGACTGGATGGCGGGACTGCTCGCGGAGCGCGAACGCGCCAGTGCGGTGGCGGTCGCGCCGGCACACGGGCTGTCGCTGGTCCGCGTCGACTATCCGGCCGACGAGGACCTCGCCGCCCGCAACGCGGCGACGCGGGAGATGCGCACGGCAGTCGAACCGGGCACCGGCGGCTGCTGCGGCGGGTAG
- the rplQ gene encoding 50S ribosomal protein L17 has translation MPKPKKGARFGGSASHQKAIFANLATALFEHGRITTTEAKAKALRPYAEKLVTKAKGGTLADRREVLKVIRNKDVVHSLFAEIGPFYADREGGYTRIIKTVPRKGDNAPMAIIELVQEKTVTSEADRARRVAASQAAPAAGDDAENVVEAVEAEATEAEVENADAVVEGVEDETATAADADEAKKD, from the coding sequence ATGCCCAAGCCCAAGAAGGGTGCCCGCTTCGGCGGGTCGGCGTCGCACCAGAAGGCGATCTTCGCCAACCTGGCGACCGCTCTCTTCGAGCACGGCCGAATCACCACCACGGAGGCCAAGGCCAAGGCCCTGCGTCCGTACGCCGAGAAGCTCGTGACCAAGGCCAAGGGTGGAACCCTGGCCGACCGTCGCGAGGTTCTCAAGGTCATCCGCAACAAGGACGTCGTGCACAGCCTGTTCGCGGAAATCGGTCCGTTCTACGCCGACCGCGAGGGTGGCTACACCCGCATCATCAAGACCGTTCCCCGCAAGGGCGACAACGCGCCGATGGCGATCATCGAGCTCGTTCAGGAGAAGACGGTCACCTCCGAGGCGGACCGCGCTCGTCGCGTCGCCGCGTCGCAGGCTGCTCCGGCTGCCGGTGACGACGCCGAGAACGTCGTCGAGGCCGTCGAGGCCGAGGCCACCGAGGCCGAGGTCGAGAACGCCGACGCCGTGGTCGAGGGTGTCGAGGACGAGACCGCGACCGCAGCCGACGCCGACGAGGCCAAGAAGGACTAG
- a CDS encoding DNA-directed RNA polymerase subunit alpha: MLISQRPTLTEEVIADNRSKFVIEPLEPGFGYTLGNSLRRTLLSSIPGAAVTSIRIDGVLHEFTTVPGVKEDVTDIILNLKGLVVSSEEDEPVTMYVRKQGPGVVTAGDIVPPAGVTVNNPDLHIATLNDKGKLEIELVVERGRGYVPAVQNKASGAEIGRIPVDSIYSPVLKVTYKVEATRVEQRTDFDRLILDVETKNSITARDALASAGKTLVELFGLARELNVEAEGIEIGPSPAEADHIASFGLPIEDLDLTVRSYNCLKREGVHTVGELVARTESDLLDIRNFGQKSIDEVKVKLHSLGLALKDSPASFDPTTVAGYDAATGTWSDTDAGSFSDADGTDQDYAETEQL; this comes from the coding sequence ATGCTCATTTCTCAGCGACCCACGCTGACCGAAGAGGTCATCGCTGACAACCGCTCGAAGTTCGTCATCGAGCCCCTCGAGCCAGGCTTCGGGTACACCCTCGGCAATTCGCTGCGCCGCACCCTGCTGTCGTCGATTCCCGGCGCTGCTGTCACCAGCATCCGCATCGACGGCGTCCTGCACGAGTTCACCACCGTCCCCGGGGTGAAGGAAGACGTCACCGACATCATCCTGAACCTCAAGGGCCTGGTCGTGAGCTCCGAAGAGGACGAGCCGGTCACCATGTACGTCCGCAAGCAGGGCCCCGGGGTCGTGACTGCTGGCGACATCGTTCCGCCGGCAGGTGTCACGGTCAACAACCCGGATCTGCACATCGCCACCCTGAACGACAAGGGCAAGCTGGAGATCGAGCTCGTCGTCGAGCGCGGTCGCGGCTACGTCCCCGCCGTCCAGAACAAGGCGTCCGGCGCCGAGATCGGCCGTATCCCGGTCGACTCGATCTACTCGCCGGTGCTCAAGGTCACCTACAAGGTGGAAGCGACCCGCGTCGAGCAGCGCACCGACTTCGATCGGTTGATCCTCGACGTGGAGACCAAGAACTCCATCACCGCACGGGATGCGCTCGCTTCTGCGGGCAAGACCCTGGTTGAGCTCTTCGGCCTCGCCCGTGAGCTGAACGTCGAAGCAGAAGGCATCGAGATCGGACCCTCGCCCGCCGAGGCCGATCACATCGCGTCCTTCGGACTCCCCATCGAGGACCTGGACCTGACGGTCCGTTCCTACAACTGCCTCAAGCGCGAGGGTGTTCACACCGTCGGTGAGCTCGTGGCACGCACGGAGTCCGATCTGCTCGACATCCGCAATTTCGGACAGAAGTCCATCGACGAGGTCAAGGTCAAGCTGCATTCGCTCGGCCTCGCCCTCAAGGACAGCCCTGCGTCCTTCGATCCGACGACCGTTGCCGGCTACGACGCCGCCACCGGTACGTGGAGCGACACCGACGCCGGTTCCTTCAGCGACGCTGACGGCACCGACCAGGACTACGCCGAGACCGAACAGCTGTAA
- the rpsD gene encoding 30S ribosomal protein S4 produces MARYTGPITRKSRRLRVDLVGGDQAFERRPYPPGQHGRARIKESEYLLQLQEKQKARFTYGVMEKQFRRYYQEAVTRPGKTGENLLQILESRLDNVVYRAGLARTRRQARQLVTHGHLLVNNKKVDIPSYRVSQYDIIDVREKSLATLPFQIARETQGDRPIPGWLQVVGGRLRILVHQLPERAQIEVPLQEQLIVEFYSK; encoded by the coding sequence ATGGCACGTTATACCGGACCCATCACCCGCAAGTCGCGTCGTTTGCGCGTCGACCTCGTCGGAGGCGACCAGGCATTCGAGCGGCGTCCCTACCCGCCCGGCCAGCACGGCCGCGCGCGGATCAAGGAGAGCGAGTACCTGCTCCAGCTGCAGGAGAAGCAGAAGGCTCGCTTCACCTACGGCGTCATGGAGAAGCAGTTCCGCCGCTACTACCAGGAGGCGGTCACCCGTCCCGGTAAGACCGGTGAGAACCTGCTCCAGATCCTGGAGTCGCGTCTCGACAACGTCGTGTACCGCGCCGGACTCGCTCGTACCCGCCGCCAGGCGCGTCAGCTCGTCACGCACGGTCACCTTCTCGTGAACAACAAGAAGGTCGACATCCCCAGCTACCGCGTCTCGCAGTACGACATCATCGATGTCCGCGAGAAGTCGCTGGCGACCCTGCCGTTCCAGATCGCCCGTGAGACCCAGGGCGATCGCCCGATCCCGGGCTGGCTGCAGGTCGTCGGTGGACGCCTCCGCATCCTGGTGCACCAGCTCCCCGAGCGTGCGCAGATCGAGGTTCCGCTGCAGGAGCAGCTCATCGTCGAGTTCTACTCGAAGTAA
- the rpsK gene encoding 30S ribosomal protein S11: MPPKSRSTGPKKTQKARRRDKKNVPHGAAHIKSTFNNTIVSITDPAGNVISWASSGHVGFKGSRKSTPFAAQLAAENAARKAQEHGVKKVDVFVKGPGSGRETAIRSLQAAGLEVGTISDVTPQPHNGCRPPKRRRV, from the coding sequence ATGCCCCCCAAGTCACGTAGCACCGGTCCGAAGAAGACCCAGAAGGCGCGTCGCAGGGACAAGAAGAACGTCCCGCACGGTGCCGCTCACATCAAGAGCACCTTCAACAACACGATCGTGTCGATCACCGACCCGGCCGGCAACGTCATCTCCTGGGCGTCGTCGGGCCACGTGGGCTTCAAGGGCTCGCGTAAGTCGACGCCGTTCGCCGCTCAGCTCGCCGCCGAGAACGCTGCCCGCAAGGCACAGGAGCACGGCGTCAAGAAGGTCGACGTCTTCGTGAAGGGCCCGGGCTCGGGCCGCGAGACCGCGATCCGCTCGCTGCAGGCTGCCGGCCTCGAGGTCGGCACCATCTCCGATGTCACCCCCCAGCCCCACAACGGCTGCCGTCCGCCCAAGCGGCGTCGGGTTTAA
- the rpsM gene encoding 30S ribosomal protein S13: MARLAGVDLPRDKRMEIALTYIYGIGRTTSQEILAATGVSPDLRSKDLSDEDLAKLREYIEESVKVEGDLRREVQADIRRKIEIGCYQGLRHRRGLPVRGQRTKTNARTRKGPKRTVAGKKK, translated from the coding sequence ATGGCACGTCTCGCAGGTGTCGATCTTCCTCGCGACAAGCGCATGGAGATCGCACTGACCTACATCTACGGCATCGGCCGTACCACCTCGCAGGAGATCCTCGCTGCCACGGGCGTGAGCCCGGACCTGCGCAGCAAGGACCTGTCCGACGAGGACCTCGCCAAGCTCCGCGAGTACATCGAGGAGTCAGTGAAGGTCGAGGGTGACCTGCGCCGCGAGGTGCAGGCGGACATCCGCCGCAAGATCGAGATCGGCTGCTACCAGGGCCTGCGCCACCGCCGTGGTCTGCCCGTGCGTGGACAGCGCACCAAGACCAACGCCCGTACCCGTAAGGGTCCGAAGCGCACCGTCGCAGGAAAGAAGAAGTAA
- the rpmJ gene encoding 50S ribosomal protein L36 gives MKVQPSVKKICEKCKVIRRNGRVMVICENLRHKQRQG, from the coding sequence GTGAAGGTTCAGCCTAGCGTCAAGAAGATCTGCGAGAAGTGCAAGGTGATCCGCCGTAACGGGCGCGTCATGGTGATCTGCGAGAACCTGCGTCACAAGCAGCGTCAGGGCTAG
- the infA gene encoding translation initiation factor IF-1 has product MAKKDGAIEVEGRVVEPLPNAMFRIELENGHKVLAHISGKMRQHYIRILPEDRVVVELSPYDLSRGRIVYRYK; this is encoded by the coding sequence ATGGCTAAGAAGGACGGGGCCATCGAGGTCGAGGGACGAGTTGTCGAGCCGCTGCCCAATGCGATGTTCCGCATTGAGCTGGAGAACGGCCACAAGGTCCTCGCACACATCAGCGGCAAGATGCGTCAGCACTACATTCGCATTCTTCCCGAGGACCGCGTCGTCGTGGAGCTTTCGCCCTACGACCTGTCGCGTGGGCGCATCGTTTACCGCTACAAGTAA
- the dtd gene encoding D-aminoacyl-tRNA deacylase: protein MRALVQRVTSAAVTVDGEEVARIRPPADGQGLLVLLGVGHDDDPIAAANLARRVWRLRILDDEKSASDVDAPILVVSQFTLMGDTRKSRRPSWSAAAPRAVAGPLVDDFATALRELGAVVEVGRFGADMQVSLVNDGPVTVLLDG from the coding sequence ATGCGCGCGCTCGTCCAACGGGTCACCTCCGCAGCGGTCACCGTCGACGGCGAGGAGGTCGCCCGCATCAGGCCGCCCGCCGACGGTCAGGGCCTGCTCGTACTCCTCGGCGTCGGGCACGACGACGATCCGATCGCCGCCGCCAACCTCGCCCGACGCGTGTGGCGGCTGCGCATCCTCGACGACGAGAAGTCCGCCTCCGACGTCGACGCCCCGATCCTGGTGGTCAGTCAGTTCACCCTCATGGGTGACACCCGCAAGAGCCGGCGCCCGTCGTGGTCCGCCGCCGCACCCCGCGCGGTCGCGGGACCGCTCGTCGACGACTTCGCCACCGCGCTGCGCGAGCTGGGCGCGGTGGTCGAGGTGGGACGCTTCGGCGCAGACATGCAGGTGAGCCTGGTCAACGACGGACCGGTCACCGTGCTCCTCGACGGCTGA
- the map gene encoding type I methionyl aminopeptidase produces MAFGRKRKVVPFRTAGELDAMAAAGAIVGAALVAVRDAAQPGVSTLELDRVAESVIRDAGAVPSFLGYHGFAGSICSSVNDRVVHGIPSADEILVEGDLVSIDCGAILDGWHGDSAWTFGVGRLSEADAQLSEATRLSMEAGIAAMVDGNRLTDVSHAIELGTHAAEKLHGRSYGIVDGYGGHAIGREMHMDPFLPNEGAPGKGPHLVVGSVLAIEPMLTLGTYETEVLGDDWTVVTTDGSRAAHWEHTVAVTEDGPRILTVRPGDN; encoded by the coding sequence ATGGCTTTCGGCCGCAAGCGCAAGGTCGTACCTTTCCGCACGGCGGGCGAGCTCGACGCCATGGCCGCTGCCGGTGCGATCGTCGGGGCCGCCCTCGTGGCGGTTCGCGACGCGGCCCAGCCGGGCGTGAGCACGCTCGAGCTCGACCGGGTGGCCGAATCGGTGATCCGCGACGCGGGCGCCGTGCCCTCGTTCCTCGGTTACCACGGATTCGCCGGCTCCATCTGCTCGTCGGTCAACGATCGCGTCGTGCACGGGATCCCGTCGGCCGACGAGATCCTCGTCGAAGGCGACCTGGTGTCCATCGACTGCGGCGCAATCCTCGACGGTTGGCACGGTGACTCGGCGTGGACGTTCGGAGTGGGCCGGCTGAGCGAGGCCGACGCGCAACTGAGCGAGGCGACCCGGCTGTCGATGGAGGCGGGCATCGCCGCGATGGTCGACGGGAACCGGCTCACCGACGTCTCCCACGCCATCGAGCTCGGCACGCACGCCGCGGAGAAGCTGCACGGTCGGTCCTACGGCATCGTCGACGGTTACGGCGGCCACGCGATCGGCCGGGAGATGCACATGGATCCGTTCCTGCCCAACGAGGGCGCACCCGGCAAGGGTCCGCATCTCGTGGTCGGTTCGGTGCTGGCGATCGAGCCGATGCTCACGCTCGGAACGTACGAGACCGAGGTTCTCGGTGACGACTGGACAGTTGTGACCACGGACGGCAGCCGCGCCGCCCATTGGGAGCACACCGTGGCGGTCACGGAGGACGGTCCGCGGATCCTCACGGTGCGACCCGGCGACAACTGA
- a CDS encoding adenylate kinase, which yields MRLVLLGPPGAGKGTQAAILSEKLGVPHISTGDLFRANIGQATPLGLEAKKYLDAGDLVPSEITNNMVKARVAEPDAVNGFLLDGFPRTVDQAKALEDILAGIDAKLDGVLAFDVDDDVVVERMLARGRADDTEEVIRNRMRVYREETAPLLDYYAGHIVTVDAVGPVEEVNARALAALGK from the coding sequence GTGAGACTTGTCCTCCTTGGTCCTCCCGGTGCCGGTAAGGGCACCCAGGCCGCGATTCTGTCCGAGAAGCTCGGCGTTCCGCACATCTCGACCGGCGATCTGTTCCGCGCGAACATCGGCCAGGCGACGCCCCTCGGACTCGAGGCCAAGAAGTACCTCGATGCCGGCGATCTGGTGCCCAGCGAGATCACCAACAACATGGTGAAGGCCCGCGTCGCCGAGCCCGACGCCGTCAACGGTTTCCTGCTCGACGGTTTCCCGCGCACGGTCGACCAGGCCAAGGCCCTCGAGGACATCCTCGCCGGGATCGACGCCAAGCTCGACGGTGTCCTCGCGTTCGACGTGGACGACGACGTCGTGGTGGAGCGGATGCTCGCCCGCGGCCGCGCGGACGACACCGAAGAGGTCATCCGCAACCGCATGCGGGTCTACCGCGAGGAGACGGCGCCGCTGCTCGACTACTACGCCGGCCATATCGTCACCGTCGACGCCGTCGGTCCGGTCGAAGAGGTCAACGCCCGCGCGCTCGCTGCGTTGGGGAAGTAA